AATGTGGTTCGTCAGATTTATGAGAAATATCAACTGACAGGTCCGTTTGATCAGCCGGAGCAGCCAGATGTGAAGAAAGTCATGAATAACAGCAAGGTGACAGATCACCATGCAATCATTCCAACGATGGAACTTGCATCCTGCCATCTGGATGAATTGAAATCCTGGGAAGAAAAGATTCTTTTCCTGATTGCAGTCCATACGGTCATGGCAATGAGTAAGGATCACATTTACCAGGAAACAGAGATTGAAGTGGAATGCCTGGGAGAAATCTTCAAAGCAAAAGGAAGAACTGTGTTGCAGGATGGATGGAAACTCTTTGAAAACTGCTTCAAGAATAAGGATCGCATGGCAATCGTAGATCCGGATCAGGAAATGAAAGAGAGGATGCCGAAAGTAACCCAGGGACAGACTTTCTATGCTGTAGCTGCAGAAAAGACAGAACATTTTACATCGCCACCAAAACCATACAGTGAAGATACTCTCCTTGCAGCAATGGAAACTGCTGGAAATAAGGAATTCGATGAAGACACAGAAAAGAAAGGATTAGGAACTCCGGCAACAAGAGCTGGTATCATCGAAAAACTGATCTATTCCCAGTATGCCACCCGAAAAGGGAAACAGATCCTTCCAACAGATGATGGAAAAGTCCTTGTGGAGATCCTGCCAGACTTTCTGAAATCTGCAAGTATGACTGCAGAATGGGAAAATCAGCTGCTCTTGATGGAGCATGGAGAGATTGCACCGGAACAGTTTATGACCGAGATCAAAAACATGCTGACCATGATGCTGAATGGATGCGATGCGATTTCCGAAGAAGAAACAAGAAGATTTCAGACCAGAGAAAGCATTGGAACATGTCCGGTATGTGGAAGCCTGGTATATGAAAGCAAAACCAACTTCTATTGTAGCAACCACGATTGTCACTTTGCTCTCTGGAAAGATAACCGCTATCTGCAGAGCATGGAAAAAACCATGGATAAAAAGATGGCTGCAGAACTTCTGAAAAGTGGATGTGTGCATGTAAAAGACCTGTATTCCAGAAAGAAGAATATGTACTTTGAGGCAGATCTTCATATGGATGCAGATGAAACCGGAAGGGTGAATTTTTCTTTATCCTTTCCCAAAAAGAAACCAAAAAACAAAAGCAAAAAGAAATAAGAAAACAGATTAGAGGAGGAAACGAAGAATGAATTTTAATGAATTTGTAAATGAAGTAAAGGACAATATCAGACTCTTTTTACCGAAGGATTATGAGAATGCTGAGGTGTCAACGATGGAGTGTCAGAAACTGAACCGTGCCTATACGGGATTGATGGTGAGAAAAGAAGGGGAGATGCTTACTCCAACAATTAATCTTAACCAACTGTATGAAGCATATAAAGCACAGCCTGGCGTAACAATGGAAACTGTATGTAGAAAGATTGCAGATATAGTCATTGAGGCACCGATACAGGTTGATCTGAAATCCATTTTAAATTATGAAGATGTGAAGGACAAGCTGTTTATCCGTGTATCATCAGCCGAAGCAAATAAGGAAGTCCTCGAAAATGCGCCACACCATCTGAAGGAAGATCTCGCAATCACCTATCATGTGGCAGTAGGCAAGGATCAGGATGGATTAAGTTCCATGTTTATCAAGAATGATCTGCTTGAACAGTATGGAATCTCTGCAGAACAGCTTCATGAAGATGCGATGAAAAGTTCACCGCGTGTCATGGCTCCGGAGGTATCAAGTATAGGTGCATTGATAGATGAAATGTACCAGAAAAATATTCTCATGCTGACACCGGATGAACGTGAAATGCTGCAGGAAACATTGCAGGAATCAAGCGAGATGCCGACATTCTTTGTTGTTACGAATACAGACAGAATTGATGGAGCCGGTGTGATCTTTTATCCGGAATTCATGGATAGCATGGGGGAACTTCTTGGAAATGATTTCTTCATTTTGCCATCATCCATCCATGAAATGCTGGTCTTGCCAGATGACGGGCAAGTGGATGCAGAAATGTTAAGAGATATGGTAAAAGAAGTCAATGCGACTCAGGTAGCACCAGCAGAACGCCTTACCAATGATGTATATCACTTTGACACAAAGGATCACGTCTTTGAAAAAGCCGACAGATTTACAGAACGTCAGAAAGAAAAAGAAGCGCAGGCTGCAAAAACAGAGAAAGCAGGAAAAGAACAGCCGGATCAGAAACCGAAAACAAAGAAGCACGATATGGAACTCTAATATCAAGCATGAAACCCGTTAAATGAGCAAACGCCCTGCGGCATAAGGAAATGTCGTGGGGCATTTTGAAAAGGAGAAGATTATGACGAAAGAGAACATTAAAACAAATACAAGCTTAAGATACAGCCAGTATCGAAAAAGATTATCACACACATTTTCGTTTAAAAAATTGAAGAAGCAAATTGAGACGTTACATGATCAGGAATTTATTATAAATGTGCCGATTGGAGGTG
The sequence above is drawn from the Dorea formicigenerans genome and encodes:
- a CDS encoding DNA topoisomerase 3; this encodes MYLVIAEKPSVSRAIAEVIGAQEREDGYLQGTDCMVSWCFGHLAEYVSPDAYDEKFNQWRYEDLPIIPKDWKVTVSEDKKDQFYILKRLLNSPEIEYVVNACDAGREGELIFKHVYDLSGSKKPVKRLWISSLEDSAILDGMQHLRSAEEYRHLAEAAVCRSQADWLVGMNATRAYTTKYFKKLTVGRVQTPTLAMLVERAGQISNFQKEKYFNVELDCDGIPAVKPKIFDPDEAEQLRSRCQGSEAIVTAVKETEKKVKAPKLYDLTTLQREANRIYGMTAKQTLDTAQSLYEKKLITYPRTDSQYLTEDMEQTARNVVRQIYEKYQLTGPFDQPEQPDVKKVMNNSKVTDHHAIIPTMELASCHLDELKSWEEKILFLIAVHTVMAMSKDHIYQETEIEVECLGEIFKAKGRTVLQDGWKLFENCFKNKDRMAIVDPDQEMKERMPKVTQGQTFYAVAAEKTEHFTSPPKPYSEDTLLAAMETAGNKEFDEDTEKKGLGTPATRAGIIEKLIYSQYATRKGKQILPTDDGKVLVEILPDFLKSASMTAEWENQLLLMEHGEIAPEQFMTEIKNMLTMMLNGCDAISEEETRRFQTRESIGTCPVCGSLVYESKTNFYCSNHDCHFALWKDNRYLQSMEKTMDKKMAAELLKSGCVHVKDLYSRKKNMYFEADLHMDADETGRVNFSLSFPKKKPKNKSKKK
- a CDS encoding DUF5688 family protein — its product is MNFNEFVNEVKDNIRLFLPKDYENAEVSTMECQKLNRAYTGLMVRKEGEMLTPTINLNQLYEAYKAQPGVTMETVCRKIADIVIEAPIQVDLKSILNYEDVKDKLFIRVSSAEANKEVLENAPHHLKEDLAITYHVAVGKDQDGLSSMFIKNDLLEQYGISAEQLHEDAMKSSPRVMAPEVSSIGALIDEMYQKNILMLTPDEREMLQETLQESSEMPTFFVVTNTDRIDGAGVIFYPEFMDSMGELLGNDFFILPSSIHEMLVLPDDGQVDAEMLRDMVKEVNATQVAPAERLTNDVYHFDTKDHVFEKADRFTERQKEKEAQAAKTEKAGKEQPDQKPKTKKHDMEL